Proteins encoded by one window of Drosophila melanogaster chromosome X:
- the Fur2 gene encoding furin 2, isoform B, which yields MSNTTRSSRVTIGRIGTTPQITDPWSSGLEKQRPSRCGGPKSLAEPTYRKIGRRKMMLHMRVHDPGTTVTQRAKETATAKLNRIYLCTFNRMAQSCIYFVLFLVILSPNTSCALRSSAGETQNYVGILSNDSATTTYDVSSLHSSRRTNPPSSSSSSSSNVDVDYRNDRELHKVDLVGLGGERAGQAETISGGKYDYNYENTHTNASAKDEIVERQSNSLDFDGVDMFGAFSIPEEAIYTNEFAVNIPAGKQMADVIATKHGFINRGQIGSLDNYYLFQHHHVSKRSLRSSRKHQGALKSENEVKWMQQQHEKVRRKRDGPYQDLPTYSPYNLLRQHGGYVVDPNPHLSFSPESISLASHSQRMEYRDVSSHFIFPDPLFKEQWYLVSKNGGAKDGLDMNVGPAWQKGYTGKGVVVSILDDGIQTNHPDLAQNYDPEASFDINGNDSDPTPQDNGDNKHGTRCAGEVAAVAFNNFCGVGVAYNASIGGVRMLDGKVNDVVEAQALSLNPSHIDIYSASWGPEDDGSTVDGPGPLARRAFIYGVTSGRQGKGSIFVWASGNGGRYTDSCNCDGYTNSIFTLSISSATQAGFKPWYLEECSSTLATTYSSGTPGHDKSVATVDMDGSLRPDHICTVEHTGTSASAPLAAGICALALEANPELTWRDMQYLVVYTSRPAPLEKENGWTLNGVKRKYSHKFGYGLMDAGAMVSLAEQWTSVPPQHICKSRENNEDRKIDGAYGSTLSTHMDVNGCAGTINEVRYLEHVQCRITLRFFPRGNLRILLTSPMGTTSTLLFERPRDIVKSNFDDWPFLSVHFWGEKAEGRWTLQVINGGRRRVNQPGILSKWQLIFYGTSTQPMRLKSELLNSSPQLRSPSSSNPFLFPSASNIGQPANEGGNFNTDSFASYLNYQNIFSSAGSDPEPATATLDGQNVTAAIAGGSSAESLGFTASAAQLVAAPETRDGDKKILHSCDAECDSSGCYGRGPTQCVACSHYRLDNTCVSRCPPRSFPNQVGICWPCHDTCETCAGAGPDSCLTCAPAHLHVIDLAVCLQFCPDGYFENSRNRTCVPCEPNCASCQDHPEYCTSCDHHLVMHEHKCYSACPLDTYETEDNKCAFCHSTCATCNGPTDQDCITCRSSRYAWQNKCLISCPDGFYADKKRLECMPCQEGCKTCTSNGVCSECLQNWTLNKRDKCIVSGSEGCSESEFYSQVEGQCRPCHASCGSCNGPADTSCTSCPPNRLLEQSRCVSGCREGFFVEAGSLCSPCLHTCSQCVSRTNCSNCSKGLELQNGECRTTCADGYYSDRGICAKCYLSCHTCSGPRRNQCVQCPAGWQLAAGECHPECPEGFYKSDFGCQKCHHYCKTCNDAGPLACTSCPPHSMLDGGLCMECLSSQYYDTTSATCKTCHDSCRSCFGPGQFSCKGCVPPLHLDQLNSQCVSCCQNQTLAEKTSSAACCNCDGETGECKATSTGGKRRTVVGSGSAYKSSESKHGSFENDGNAREFVLRLDSPLTAITAIAVAICLLIITIFSIIFAVLQRNSNHVSRNSVRYRKIANTSSGRRKNLSAKPTSDARFIFNIGEDDDTDGDNSDDELDGNVGTDINNRIVYDRKGNDHGHEFYIESTNDIDAIEFHCNGAGAQKAETQLQRCNANGDDDDILHYDRHTNAERKNHPSSTTSRTNIRS from the exons ATGTCAAATACGACGAGGTCCAGCCGAGTTACCATCGGTAGAATTGGAACCACGCCACAGATCACAGATCCATGGTCGTCCGGCTTGGAGAAGCAGCGACCTTCCCGCTGTGGAGGCCCCAAATCTCTCGCAGAGCCAACGTACCGAAAGATCGGACGGCGAAAGATGATGCTCCATATGCGAGTCCATGACCCTGGAACGACTGTAACACAAAGAGCAAAAGAAACGGCAACGGCAAAACTCAAtagaatctatttatgtacatttaaCCGAATGGCACAGAgctgtatatattttgtattatttttagtaATCCTAAGCCCAAATACTAGTTGTGCTCTACGGAGTAGTGCGGGTGAGACTCAGAATTATGTCGGAATACTCAGCAACGATAGTGCAACGACCACATATGATGTGTCGTCCCTGCACAGCAGTAGAAGAACAAAtcccccatcatcatcatcatcatcatcatcgaatGTTGATGTTGATTATCGTAATGACAGAGAGCTCCACAAGGTCGACCTGGTTGGCCTGGGAGGTGAAAGAGCGGGTCAAGCTGAGACCATTAGCGGCGGCAAATACGATTATAACTATGAAAATACTCACACAAATGCCAGTGCGAAAGATGAAATTGTTGAACGGCAGTCAAATAGCCTCGACTTCGACGGGGTCGATATGTTTGGCGCCTTCAGCATTCCGGAAGAGGCGATATACACAAATGAGTTCGCCGTCAACATTCCAGCTGGCAAGCAAATGGCAGATGTTATAGCTACCAAACATGGATTTATCAATAGAGGACAG ATTGGATCGCTGGACAACTACTATCTGTTTCAGCATCACCATGTATCGAAGCGTTCGCTGCGCTCTAGTCGCAAACATCAGGGCGCCCTTAAATCAGAGAACGAG GTGAAATGgatgcagcaacagcacgAGAAGGTGCGCCGAAAGAGGGACGGCCCGTACCAGGACTTACCCACCTACAGTCCGTATAATCTTTTACGCCAACACGGCGGCTACGTTGTCGATCCGAATCCGCATCTTTCATTCTCCCCAGAATCGATTTCGTTAGCCTCGCACTCACAGCGCATGGAGTACCGGGATGTCAGCTCGCATTTCATCTTTCCGGATCCGTTGTTTAAGGAACAGTGGTATCTGGTGAGTAAA AATGGCGGCGCCAAGGATGGCTTGGACATGAATGTGGGTCCCGCCTGGCAAAAGGGCTACACCGGCAAGGGCGTGGTCGTGTCCATTCTGGACGATGGCATTCAGACAAACCATCCCGATTTGGCCCAAAACTAT GATCCCGAGGCCTCTTTCGATATAAATGGCAACGATTCGGATCCAACGCCCCAGGACAATGGTGACAACAAGCACGGAACCAGATGTGCCGGCGAAGTGGCCGCGGTGGCTTTCAACAATTTTTGCGGAGTGGGAGTGGCCTACAATGCCAGCATTGGTG GAGTACGAATGCTGGACGGAAAGGTCAACGATGTGGTTGAGGCCCAGGCATTGAGTCTTAATCCGTCACACATCGATATATACAGCGCTTCCTGGGGACCGGAGGATGATGGCTCCACTGTCGATGGTCCTGGTCCGTTGGCCCGCCGAGCCTTCATCTACGGAGTGACCAGCGGACGACAGGGCAAGGGCTCGATATTCGTTTGGGCCTCTGGCAACGGTGGACGCTACACTGACTCCTGCAACTGCGATGGCTACACCAATTCGATCTTCACCCTTTCCATTTCGAGTGCCACTCAAGCCGG CTTCAAGCCCTGGTACCTGGAGGAGTGCTCCTCCACGCTGGCTACCACCTACAGCTCCGGAACGCCGGGACATGACAAGAGCGTCGCCACCGTCGACATGGACGGCAGCCTGAGACCCGATCATATATGTACGGTGGAACATACGGGCACCTCGGCATCGGCACCACTGGCAGCCGGCATTTGCGCCCTGGCGCTAGAGGCCAATCCGGAATTGACTTGGCGCGACATGCAATACTTGGTGGTGTACACATCAAGACCGGCGCCACTGGAGAAGGAGAACGGATGGACACTGAACGGTGTTAAGCGAAAGTATAGCCACAAGTTTGGATACGGTTTAATGGATGCTGGAGCAATGGTGTCACTGGCGGAGCAGTGGACATCGGTGCCGCCGCAGCACATCTGCAAGTCGCGGGAAAATAATGAGGATCGCAAGATAGATGGTGCATACGGTTCCACCTTGTCCACGCATATGGATGTCAATGGGTGTGCGGGCACGATCAATGAAGTGCGTTACCTAGAGCATGTCCAATGTCGCATTACCCTACGGTTTTTCCCGCGAGGAAATCTTCGCATACTGCTCACCTCACCGATGGGCACCACCAGTACCCTGTTGTTTGAGAGGCCGCGCGACATCGTCAAGTCCAACTTCGATGACTGGCCCTTCCTGAGTGTTCACTTTTGGGGCGAGAAGGCGGAGGGTCGCTGGACACTGCAGGTGATCAACGGCGGACGCCGGCGCGTCAATCAGCCGGGCATCCTGTCCAAGTGGCAGCTGATATTCTATGGCACTTCCACTCAGCCCATGCGGCTCAAGTCCGAGCTGCTGAACAGCAGTCCCCAGTTGCGCAGCCCAAGCAGCTCCAATCCGTTCCTCTTCCCATCGGCCTCGAACATTGGCCAGCCTGCCAACGAGGGTGGGAACTTCAATACGGATAGCTTTGCCAGTTACCTCAACTATCAGAACATCTTTAGCAGCGCTGGCTCCGATCCGGAACCGGCAACAGCTACATTGGACGGTCAGAATGTGACCGCAGCGATTGCTGGCGGCTCGTCGGCTGAATCCCTTGGATTTACCGCCTCTGCTGCTCAACTGGTAGCGGCGCCCGAAACGAGGGATGGCGACAAGAAGATCCTGCACTCCTGCGATGCCGAGTGCGACTCCTCCGGCTGCTATGGCCGTGGACCCACACAGTGCGTTGCCTGCAGTCACTACCGCTTGGACAA TACTTGTGTAAGTCGCTGCCCACCGCGTTCCTTTCCCAACCAGGTTGGAATCTGCTGGCCCTGTCACGACACCTGCGAAACGTGCGCCGGTGCCGGACCCGACAGCTGCCTCACATGTGCTCCGGCCCACCTGCACGTCATCGATCTCGCCGTCTGCCTGCAATTCTGCCCGGACGGATATTTTGAAA ACAGCAGGAATAGAACTTGCGTTCCCTGCGAGCCCAACTGTGCCTCATGCCAGGACCATCCCGAGTACTGCACTAGCTGTGATCACCATTTGGTTATGCATGAGCACAAATGCTACTCGGCCTGTCCCTTGGATACGTACGAAACGGAGGATAACAA ATGTGCCTTCTGCCACTCGACTTGCGCCACCTGCAATGGCCCCACGGACCAGGACTGCATCACGTGCCGCTCGAGTCGATATGCCTGGCAAAACAAATGCCTTATTAGCTGTCCGGACGGATTCTATGCCGACAAAAAACGTCTGGAGTGCATGCCCTGCCAGGAGGGATGTAAGACCTGCACCAGCAACGGAGTTTGCTCCGAGTGCCTTCAAAACTGGACGCTAAACAAGAGGGACAAGTGCATCGTGAGCGGCAGCGAAGGCTGCAGTGAAT CTGAGTTCTACAGCCAGGTTGAGGGACAATGCCGCCCGTGCCACGCCTCCTGCGGCAGCTGCAACGGTCCAGCGGATACCAGCTGCACGTCCTGCCCGCCGAATCGACTGCTGGAACAGAGTCGCTGTGTTAGCGGCTGTCGCGAGGGCTTCTTCGTGGAAGCGGGCTCCCTATGCTCACCATGTCTGCACACGTGCAGCCAGTGCGTCTCGCGGACAAACTGCAGTAACTGCTCCAAGGGTCTGGAGCTGCAGAATGGCGAATGTCGCACCACCTGTGCCGATGG ATACTACAGCGATCGTGGCATTTGCGCCAAGTGCTATCTCAGCTGTCACACCTGCAGCGGACCGAGGCGCAACCAGTGCGTCCAGTGCCCGGCTGGATGGCAACTGGCCGCCGGCGAATGCCATCCCGAGTGCCCCGAGGGCTTTTACAAATCGGACTTTGGATGCCAGAAGTGTCACCATTACTGCAAGACGTGCAATG ATGCTGGACCATTGGCGTGCACGTCGTGTCCGCCACACTCGATGCTCGATGGCGGTCTGTGCATGGAGTGCCTGAGCTCACAATATTACGATACGACGTCGGCAACATGCAAAACGTGCCACGATTCGTGCCGCTCCTGCTTCGGACCCGGCCAGTTCTCGTGCAAGGGTTGTGTGCCGCCGCTTCATCTGGACCAGCTGAACAGCCAGTGTGTGTCCTGTTGTCAGAATCAAACGTTGGCCGAAAAGACTTCGTCAGCGGCGTGCTGCAATTGCGATGGCGAAACCG GCGAATGCAAGGCTACCTCGACGGGTGGCAAGCGGCGCACGGTTGTGGGCAGTGGTAGTGCGTACAAAAGCAGCGAATCCAAGCACGGATCCTTCGAGAACGATGGCAATGCCAGGGAGTTCGTCCTGCGACTGGACTCTCCGCTGACGGCAATCACAGCCATAGCTGTGGCCATATGCCTGCTGATCATAACAATATTCTCCATCATCTTTGCTGTTTTACAG CGCAACAGCAACCATGTATCCAGAAATTCAGTGCGATATAGGAAAATAGCGAACACGTCGTCGGGCAGGCGAAAGAACTTGTCCGCTAAGCCCACCAGCGATGCAAGATTCATTTTTAACATTGGCGAGGACGATGATACAGATGGTGATAATTCCGATGACGAGTTGGACGGCAACGTGGGCACAGATATAAACAACAGGATCGTCTACGACCGCAAAGGCAATGATCATGGACACGAATTTTACATTGAGAGTACAAATGATATTGATGCGATCGAGTTTCACTGCAATGGAGCCGGAGCCCAGAAAGCAGAGACCCAATTACAAAGGTGCAATGCGAACggagatgatgatgatattcTTCATTACGATAGGCATACGAATGCGGAACGAAAAAATCATCCTTCCTCAACCACAAGCCGTACAAACATCCGTAGCTGA
- the Fur2 gene encoding furin 2, isoform H → MSNTTRSSRVTIGRIGTTPQITDPWSSGLEKQRPSRCGGPKSLAEPTYRKIGRRKMMLHMRVHDPGTTVTQRAKETATAKLNRIYLCTFNRMAQSCIYFVLFLVILSPNTSCALRSSAGETQNYVGILSNDSATTTYDVSSLHSSRRTNPPSSSSSSSSNVDVDYRNDRELHKVDLVGLGGERAGQAETISGGKYDYNYENTHTNASAKDEIVERQSNSLDFDGVDMFGAFSIPEEAIYTNEFAVNIPAGKQMADVIATKHGFINRGQIGSLDNYYLFQHHHVSKRSLRSSRKHQGALKSENEVKWMQQQHEKVRRKRDGPYQDLPTYSPYNLLRQHGGYVVDPNPHLSFSPESISLASHSQRMEYRDVSSHFIFPDPLFKEQWYLNGGAKDGLDMNVGPAWQKGYTGKGVVVSILDDGIQTNHPDLAQNYDPEASFDINGNDSDPTPQDNGDNKHGTRCAGEVAAVAFNNFCGVGVAYNASIGGVRMLDGKVNDVVEAQALSLNPSHIDIYSASWGPEDDGSTVDGPGPLARRAFIYGVTSGRQGKGSIFVWASGNGGRYTDSCNCDGYTNSIFTLSISSATQAG, encoded by the exons ATGTCAAATACGACGAGGTCCAGCCGAGTTACCATCGGTAGAATTGGAACCACGCCACAGATCACAGATCCATGGTCGTCCGGCTTGGAGAAGCAGCGACCTTCCCGCTGTGGAGGCCCCAAATCTCTCGCAGAGCCAACGTACCGAAAGATCGGACGGCGAAAGATGATGCTCCATATGCGAGTCCATGACCCTGGAACGACTGTAACACAAAGAGCAAAAGAAACGGCAACGGCAAAACTCAAtagaatctatttatgtacatttaaCCGAATGGCACAGAgctgtatatattttgtattatttttagtaATCCTAAGCCCAAATACTAGTTGTGCTCTACGGAGTAGTGCGGGTGAGACTCAGAATTATGTCGGAATACTCAGCAACGATAGTGCAACGACCACATATGATGTGTCGTCCCTGCACAGCAGTAGAAGAACAAAtcccccatcatcatcatcatcatcatcatcgaatGTTGATGTTGATTATCGTAATGACAGAGAGCTCCACAAGGTCGACCTGGTTGGCCTGGGAGGTGAAAGAGCGGGTCAAGCTGAGACCATTAGCGGCGGCAAATACGATTATAACTATGAAAATACTCACACAAATGCCAGTGCGAAAGATGAAATTGTTGAACGGCAGTCAAATAGCCTCGACTTCGACGGGGTCGATATGTTTGGCGCCTTCAGCATTCCGGAAGAGGCGATATACACAAATGAGTTCGCCGTCAACATTCCAGCTGGCAAGCAAATGGCAGATGTTATAGCTACCAAACATGGATTTATCAATAGAGGACAG ATTGGATCGCTGGACAACTACTATCTGTTTCAGCATCACCATGTATCGAAGCGTTCGCTGCGCTCTAGTCGCAAACATCAGGGCGCCCTTAAATCAGAGAACGAG GTGAAATGgatgcagcaacagcacgAGAAGGTGCGCCGAAAGAGGGACGGCCCGTACCAGGACTTACCCACCTACAGTCCGTATAATCTTTTACGCCAACACGGCGGCTACGTTGTCGATCCGAATCCGCATCTTTCATTCTCCCCAGAATCGATTTCGTTAGCCTCGCACTCACAGCGCATGGAGTACCGGGATGTCAGCTCGCATTTCATCTTTCCGGATCCGTTGTTTAAGGAACAGTGGTATCTG AATGGCGGCGCCAAGGATGGCTTGGACATGAATGTGGGTCCCGCCTGGCAAAAGGGCTACACCGGCAAGGGCGTGGTCGTGTCCATTCTGGACGATGGCATTCAGACAAACCATCCCGATTTGGCCCAAAACTAT GATCCCGAGGCCTCTTTCGATATAAATGGCAACGATTCGGATCCAACGCCCCAGGACAATGGTGACAACAAGCACGGAACCAGATGTGCCGGCGAAGTGGCCGCGGTGGCTTTCAACAATTTTTGCGGAGTGGGAGTGGCCTACAATGCCAGCATTGGTG GAGTACGAATGCTGGACGGAAAGGTCAACGATGTGGTTGAGGCCCAGGCATTGAGTCTTAATCCGTCACACATCGATATATACAGCGCTTCCTGGGGACCGGAGGATGATGGCTCCACTGTCGATGGTCCTGGTCCGTTGGCCCGCCGAGCCTTCATCTACGGAGTGACCAGCGGACGACAGGGCAAGGGCTCGATATTCGTTTGGGCCTCTGGCAACGGTGGACGCTACACTGACTCCTGCAACTGCGATGGCTACACCAATTCGATCTTCACCCTTTCCATTTCGAGTGCCACTCAAGCCGGGTAA